One Coffea arabica cultivar ET-39 chromosome 5e, Coffea Arabica ET-39 HiFi, whole genome shotgun sequence DNA segment encodes these proteins:
- the LOC113743550 gene encoding transcription factor TCP3-like, translating to MKRAGGGGDGQGEIIQVQGGHILRATGRKDRHSKVYTSKGPRDRRVRLSAHTAIQFYDVQDRLGYDRPSKAVDWLIKKAKNAIDKLAELPHNHPNEISLMAAPSTDSNPGSSSGCQGFEHRSESSSLYAIQRHQLHDNPNGNSGVIPPEVDTQSIADTMKTFFPVSPGNSLMNMQSYQHDRMSRQPSIQTEDLGLSLHSLQDQNLNHRSYTEQMLFSGSNSTMFPGTNYQQKTESWSGAGEGENRNIGFIFNPHSMPVPQQLIFSQNSAFSQREPLQSNYSHLFHAWNERQMPSVDHHNAQAISQSSMYNIHFGSDFQVPARIRGDEEPGVVSLQPSSVSPSSQH from the coding sequence ATGAAGCGAGCTGGGGGAGGAGGAGATGGGCAAGGGGAGATAATACAAGTCCAAGGAGGCCACATTCTCCGAGCTACTGGCCGGAAAGACCGGCACAGCAAGGTCTATACTTCAAAAGGTCCAAGAGATAGGAGGGTTAGGCTGTCTGCCCACACTGCTATCCAGTTCTATGATGTGCAGGACCGATTAGGCTATGACAGGCCTAGCAAAGCTGTAGATTGGCTCATTAAGAAGGCGAAAAATGCTATCGACAAGCTGGCTGAGCTACCCCATAATCATCCAAATGAAATTAGCTTAATGGCTGCTCCAAGTACTGATTCCAACCCTGGTTCATCAAGCGGCTGCCAGGGATTTGAACACCGATCGGAATCATCTTCTCTTTATGCAATTCAAAGGCATCAGCTGCATGATAATCCAAATGGGAATTCAGGAGTTATTCCACCAGAAGTTGATACACAATCGATTGCAGATACCATGAAAACATTCTTTCCAGTGAGTCCGGGGAATTCTTTGATGAATATGCAAAGCTATCAGCATGATAGAATGTCGAGACAGCCCTCAATCCAGACAGAAGATCTTGGCCTTTCCCTCCATTCTTTGCAAGATCAGAATTTGAACCACAGGTCTTACACCGAGCAAATGCTTTTTTCAGGGTCAAATTCAACCATGTTTCCTGGGACAAATTATCAACAAAAGACCGAGTCTTGGAGTGGAGCTGGAGAAGGAGAGAATAGGAACATTGGATTTATATTCAACCCACATTCAATGCCAGTGCCACAACAGCTAATCTTCAGCCAAAACTCAGCATTTTCTCAGAGGGAACCCCTTCAGTCCAATTATTCACACCTCTTTCATGCCTGGAATGAACGACAGATGCCCTCTGTGGATCATCACAATGCTCAGGCAATCAGTCAATCTTCAATGTATAACATCCATTTCGGCTCAGATTTTCAGGTTCCAGCTCGAATTCGCGGGGATGAGGAGCCTGGGGTGGTATCCCTCCAGCCATCCTCAGTCTCTCCAAGCTCACAACATTAA